A window from Bacteroidales bacterium encodes these proteins:
- a CDS encoding Gfo/Idh/MocA family oxidoreductase: MNNEKIIRWGIIGCGNVTEVKSGPAFRLIDHSDLVAVMRRNGKLAEDYARRHKVKKWFTNAEALVKDEEVDAIYIATPPGSHLEYTRLAAAHGKPVYVEKPMARTYAESQEMITVCKAAGVPLFVAYYRRALPRFLAIKNLIDNGEIGKVRFVNVLMYKKAVPAAEAGWRVVPEISGGGLFVDLASHQLDLLQFYFGDIISADGYSAHQAADYAVEDHVSGTFIFASGVHGTGIWNFAAYADEDKTEIVGDRGKITFATFGNSPIEVVNGKGSRLLDLPNMRHIEQPLIQTVVDELRGVGRCPSTGITAARTNRAMDLLRR; this comes from the coding sequence ATGAATAACGAAAAGATTATACGCTGGGGAATCATCGGGTGTGGCAATGTTACCGAAGTGAAAAGTGGGCCGGCTTTCCGGTTGATCGATCATTCGGATCTTGTAGCTGTGATGCGCAGAAATGGCAAGTTAGCCGAAGATTATGCCCGCCGCCATAAGGTTAAGAAATGGTTTACCAATGCCGAAGCGCTTGTAAAAGATGAAGAGGTGGATGCCATTTATATTGCCACCCCTCCAGGCAGTCATCTGGAATACACACGGCTGGCGGCCGCACATGGCAAACCGGTGTATGTCGAAAAACCTATGGCGCGCACCTATGCCGAAAGCCAGGAGATGATAACTGTGTGTAAAGCGGCAGGAGTACCGTTGTTTGTAGCTTATTACCGGCGCGCGCTGCCACGATTTCTGGCCATCAAAAATTTGATTGACAACGGCGAAATTGGCAAGGTGCGTTTTGTAAATGTTTTAATGTATAAAAAAGCTGTGCCGGCAGCAGAAGCTGGATGGCGGGTGGTTCCGGAGATTTCAGGAGGTGGTTTATTCGTTGATCTGGCCAGCCACCAGCTCGACCTGCTGCAGTTTTATTTTGGCGACATCATTTCAGCCGACGGCTATTCGGCGCATCAGGCTGCCGATTATGCTGTCGAAGACCACGTGAGCGGTACATTCATATTTGCTTCGGGGGTACACGGCACCGGCATCTGGAATTTTGCTGCTTACGCTGATGAAGACAAAACCGAGATTGTGGGCGACCGGGGGAAGATCACTTTTGCTACTTTCGGAAATTCACCAATCGAAGTTGTAAATGGTAAAGGCAGTCGGTTATTGGATTTACCCAACATGCGGCACATCGAGCAGCCGCTCATACAAACCGTAGTTGATGAATTGCGTGGCGTTGGCCGTTGCCCCAGCACCGGAATAACTGCTGCACGCACAAACAGAGCAATGGATTTATTGCGAAGGTGA